GAGGGCCCCCGGCACCGGGTGTATCTCGAGGACTTCGAGATAGCCGACCGCGCGGTCACCAACGCCGACTGGCTGGAGTTCATGGCCGACGACGGTTACCGGCGCGCCGAATTCTGGTTGTCCGACGGGTGGGCGACCATCCGCCAGACCGGATGGGACGCACCGGGATACTGGCGCGACGAAACGGGTGCGCGCTCCACCGACCCGTCGGACTGGACGACGTACACCCTGTCCGGCCGGCGGCGGATCGTGCCCGACGAGCCCGTCCTGCACGTCTCGTTCTACGAGGCCGACGCCTACGCCCGCTGGGCGGGGGCCCGGCTGCCCACCGAATTCGAGTGGGAGATCGCTGCCGGCTCACTGGGTACCGAGCGCGGGGCCCTGCTCGACCCGGACCGATGTCATCCCGGCCGCGTCGGTGCGGCGATGATCGGGGATGTGTGGGAGTGGACGGCCAGTGCGTACCTGCCCTATCCCGGCTTCGTGCCCGCCAACGGCGCGGTGGGTGAATACAACGGCAAGTTCATGTCCGACCAGCATGTGCTGCGCGGGGCGAGCGCGGTGACGCCTGTGGGTCACGAACGACTGACGTACCGGAACTTCTTCCCGGCGCCGTCGCGCTGGGTCTTCTCGGGACTCCGGCTGGCCCGATGAGCCTCGACAGCGACACCCCGGTGACGGCGACCACCGGGGAGACGGCCATCGGGGGCCTTGCCGCAGACGCACTCTCGGGATTGTGGCAGCAACCGCCGGTCCTCCCGACGAAGTGGTTGTACGACGAGCGCGGCAGCAAGCTCTTCGACGAGATCACCCGTCTGCCCGAGTACTACCCCACCCGCCGCGAGACCGCGATCCTGCGCGCGCGGTCGGCCGAGATCGCCTCGACGACTCGTGCCGACGTCATCGTCGAACTGGGCTCGGGCACATCGACCAAGACGCGTCTGCTGCTCGACGCCTTCGTGGACGCGGCCGCCGACGGTGAGCGTCCGACCTACGTCCCCGTCGACGTCAGCACCGAGATGCTCACGACGACAGCCGAAGTGCTCGCCGTCGACTATCCCGGGATCGACGTCGTCCCCGTGGTCGCCGACTTCACCGAGCCCGACCTGGATCTCCCGCCCGCCGACGGCCCGCGCCTCGCGGTGTTCCTCGGTGGCACAATCGGCAACTTCGATCCTGCTGCGCGCGCGGAGTTCTATCGTTCGATGGTCGGCTCGTTGTCCCCGGGTGACTACTTCCTCCTCGGTACCGACCTCGTCAAGGACACCGGGCGGCTCGTCGCCGCCTACGACGACAGTGCCGGTGTGACCGCCGATTTCAACCGGAACATGATCGAGGTGCTCCGTGCCGGCCTCGACGCTCGCGGGCTCTACGCCGACGACTTCGAACACATCGCCCGCTGGAATCCGGGCGAGCACCGCGTCGAGATGTGGCTTCGCGCCCGGCGGGACGTCGACGCGTACTTCGGTGTGCTGGGCCGTTCGTGGCGGGTGCCCGCGGGAACCGAGATCCACACCGAGATCAGCACCAAGTTCCAGCCGGGGGCGCTCGCGGAAGAACTCGAGTCGGCCGGACTGTCCGTCGTGTCGGCGTGGACCGATCCCGCGGGCGACTTCCAGCTCACCCTGACCCGACGCTGAGCAGTTCGCGCACCCGCGGGATGACCTGCGTCCCATAGAGCTCGACACTGCGCATGAGCTCGGCGTGGCCGAGTGTCCCGTGCGAGTACTTCAGGTCGAATCGGCTCAGTCCCAGAGCTTGGACGGTCGACGCGATCTTGCGGGCAACGGTGTCGGGCGACCCGACGTAGAGCGAGCCGCCGGGTCCGGTCGACCGCTCGAACTCGATGCGGGTCGGGGGCGGCCAGCCGCGTTCGCGACCGATGCGTCCGACGTACTCGCGGTAGTGCGGCCACAGGTCGTCGCGTGCCTGCGCGTCGGTGTCGGCGACATGTCCCGGTGAGTGCACGCCGACGGGCATCAGCGGCTTGTCCATCTCGCGCAGGGCGCGGTGATAGAGATCGACGTACGGCTTGAAGCGCAGTGGGTCGCCGCCGATGATCGCGAGCATGAGCGGCAGGCCGTACGACGCGGCACGTACCACCGACTCCGGGCTGCCGCCGACCGCGATCCACGTCGGCAGGGGCGGGTTCTCGAGTTCGGGGTAGACCGTCTGGGACTGCAGAGGACTGCGCGTGGAACCCGACCAGGAGACCGGTCGGCCGGTGCGCAGTTCGGCGAACAGGGCCAGCTTGTCGCTGAACAGTTCCTCGTAATCGGAGAGGTCGAAACCGAACAGCGGAAACGACTCGGTGAACGACCCGCGCCCGAGGATCACCTCGGCACGACCCGACGACAACGCATCGACTGTCGAGAACCGCTGGAACACGCGGATCGGATCATCGGAACTCAGGACGGTGACGGCCGAACCGAGACGCATCCGGGTGGTGCGCGCCGCGATGGCGCCGAGTACGACCTCGGGTGCCGACACCGCGTAGTCGTCCCGGTGATGCTCACCGACACCGAGGAAGTCGACGCCGACCGTGTCGGCGAGGATGGCCTGCTCGAGCAGATCGCGCAGGGTCTGCGACCCCGAGCGCAATGTGCCGTCGGGTTCGGCGGTGATGTCCCCGAACGTGTCGAGACCGAGCTCGACCTTCTCGATACCTACCGGGTGAGATTCCATGTCGCCCTTCGCGAAGTTGTGATCGTGCGGGGCGAAATCGGAGGAATTGCGCCCGCAATGGTCTTTTCACACGATTTCACGAACATCTTTCCAGTTCGTCACGGTGTCGAGGTCGGTGCTGTGTAATGCTTCATAACGGTTCATGTGCTCGGCTCTGAACTCGCCGATTTCTTCTAGACAAGGGAGACACTCCGATGTGGGATTCATTCTGGGACTTCATCTGGTACACGATCGTCATCTTCGCGTTCGTGGCCTACCTGATCGTCCTGTGGCACATCATCAGCGACCTGTTCCGGGACAAGGCCGCGTCGGGCTGGCAGAAGGCGGCCTGGATTGTCTTCTTGATCTTCCTCCCGTACCTCACCGCCATCGTGTACCTGCTCGCCAAGGGCAAGGGGATGGCCGAGCGTCAGCGTGAGGCGTACAACGAGGCCAAGCAGGCGTCCGACGAGTACATCCGGTCCGTCGCAGGCACCTCGCCGACCCAGCAGATCGCCGACGCGAAGAACCTGCTCGACTCGGGCGCGATCACACCCCAGGAGTTCGAGCACTTGAAGAGCAAGGCCCTCAGCGGAACCGCCTGACGGTCCCTCGACACAGACAACGCTCCCCGATGGCGCCGGTCGCCGTCGGGGAGCGTTGTCTGTTCTCCGGTTCGGGACCGGCGTCGCGTCAGTCCGCCGACCCGGCGCCCACACGCCACAGCGGATTGACCGGACCGTGGCCGGCGCCCAGTGGATACGCAGCGGCCAGGCAGCGGGTCACCCAGTCCTTGCCGAAGCCGACCGCCGCGGGAACGTCGTGCCCGTGGGCCAGCGCGCATGCGATCGCGGCGGCGAGGGTGTCGCCGGCGCCGTGGTCATGCGGGGTGTCGATGCGTTCGTGGCTGAGCTCGATGAACTGGTCGCCGTCGTAGAGCAGATCGGGGGAGTGGTCCGAGCTTCGCAGGTGCCCGCCTTTCACCAGCGCCCAGCGCGGCCCGAGATCGAGCAGCGCCCTGGCCGCGTCGCGTTGCGACGCGGTATCGGTGACCTCGATCCCGGTGATCAGGCGAACCTCGTCCAGGTTCGGGGTCACCACCGTCGCGAGGGGAAACAGGCTGTGCCGCAGGGTGTCGAGTGCCGAGTCGGCGAGCAGCTGGTTGCCGTGCATCGACGCGCACACCGGATCGACCACCAGCGGAACGGATGTGTCCCGGCCGATACCGCTCGTGCGGCACTGCTCGACGATGGCCTCGATGATGGGCGCCGACGCGAGCATCCCGGTCTTCGCCGCGGCCACACCGATGTCACCGGACACGGAGTCGATCTGCGCCGCCACGGTCTGCGGTGAGATCTCCTCGAACCCGCTCACGCCCACCGAGTTCTGGACCGTCACCGCGGTCACCGCGACACACCCGTGCACCCCGAGCAGGGCGAAGGTGCGCATGTCTGCCTGAATCCCCGCGCCCCCGCCGGAGTCCGAACCAGCGATGGTCAGGACCCGTACCGGGGCCGTTCCGGGCGGTGACAGCGGGAGTCCCGTGTAGGCCTGTTCGTCGACCGTGCGCTGATTCGCGTCGACTGTGCGTCGTCGTGCGTCGTCTGTGCGCATCAGGCGCCGCCGGTCGTCTGGAGCGGGAGGTACACGCGGTTACCGGCCTCGGCGAACTCGGCCGACTTCGCGGCCATGCCCTCGGCGATAGTCCGGTCGATGTCGTCCGCGGTGACGAGACCGTGCTCCTCGGCGTAGGCGCGGACGTCCGCCGAGATCCGCATCGAGCAGAACTTGGGTCCGCACATCGAGCAGAAGTGGGCGGTCTTCGCGGGCTCGGCGGGCAGCGTCTCGTCGTGGTATGCGCGCGCGGTGTCGGGGTCGAGGGCGAGATTGAACTGGTCGGTCCAGCGGAACTCGAAGCGCGCCTTGCTCAGTGCGTCGTCGCGTTCCTGTGCCCGCGGGTGGCCTTTGGCCAGGTCGGCCGAGTGCGCCGCGATCTTGTACGTGATCACGCCGACCTTGACGTCGTCGCGGTCCGGAAGTCCTAGATGCTCTTTCGGAGTCACGTAGCACAGCATCGCGGTGCCGGCCTGAGCGATCATCGCGGCGCCGATGGCCGAGGTGATGTGGTCATAGGCAGGTGCGATGTCGGTGGCCAAGGGCCCGAGAGTGTAGAACGGCGCCTCCTCGCACAGTTCTTCCTCCAGGCGCACGTTCTCCGCGATCTTGTGCATCGGGACGTGACCCGGACCTTCGATCATGACCTGCACGCCATGGGATTTGGCGATCGTGGTCAACTCGCCGAGGGTCCGGAGCTCGGCGAACTGCGCCTCGTCGTTCGCGTCGGCGATCGACCCGGGGCGTAAGCCGTCGCCGAGGGAGAACGTGATGTCGTAGCGGCGGAAGATCTCGCACAACTCGTCGAAGTGCGTGTACAGGAACGACTCCCGGTGGTGCGCGAGACACCAGGCCGCCATGATCGAACCGCCGCGCGAGACGATGCCCGTCACCCGCTTCGCGGTCAGCGGAACGTAGCGCAGCAGGACACCGGCATGGACGGTCATATAATCGACGCCCTGCTCCGCCTGCTCGATGACGGTGTCGCGATACAGTTCCCAGGTCAGCGAGGCGGGATCGCCGTTGACCTTCTCCAGCGCCTGGTAGATCGGAACCGTCCCCACGGGGACCGGCGAGTTACGCATGATCCACTCGCGGGTGGTGTGGATGTCGGCGCCGGTCGAGAGATCCATGATCGTGTCGGCGCCCCAGCGGGTGGCCCACACCATCTTCTCGACCTCGTCGGAGATCGAGCTGCGCACCGCCGAATTACCGATGTTCGCATTGACTTTCACCGCGAAGTTCTTGCCTATGATCATCGGTTCGGACTCGGGGTGGCGGTGGTTGGCCGGGATGACCGCGCGGCCGATGGCGACCTCCGACCGGACCCGTTCGGCGTCGACGCCCTCCCGGGCGGCGATGAACCGCATCTCGTCGGTGATGATGCCGGCACGCGCCCAGGCCAGCTGGGTGCTCGCGCCGTCGATCGGGTCGGGCCGATGCCAGCTGTCGCGGGTGGGGGTGAGGCCCTTCTCGACGTCGATGTGCGCCGCCGTATCGGTGTAGGGGCCGGAGGTGTCGTAGACGTCGAGGTGTTCGCCGTTGGTGAGCTGGATTCGACGCTGCGGCACACGCAGGTCGTCGACGGCGAGGTAGTGCTTGGCGCTGCCCTCGATCGGGCCGAGGGTCAGGAACCCGGAATCGGCGGGTGCGCTGCTGTTGCGGGTGGTGGATACACGTGTGCCCATGGCTGGTCTCCCTACGCCGGCATTACCCGGACAGGTTCGAGCGGTCGGCGACCGCCCGTCGCCATCTCAGCCCTCGGTCATCGTGAGAGCCCCCGCGGTGTGTAGTTGTCGTGCGTCCGCCACCCTACATCGCATCGTCCGGTCGGGTCGTGCGGGTGGGGAAGACCGTATCGATTTGCGACGATCACACGATCGGGGTCGGCAGTTACGGTTCCGTAAGGTACCGTGTGACCCGGATCACAGGGGTGGCGCTGTCGCGTGTGGCAGGTACGCGCCGGTGATCCGATGTCCGCGATCACGAGGTGAGGAGGGTCGGGTGCTACGCAAGCATCGTCAGCGACCACCACAGTCGGCAAAGTCCATCCTGCAACAGATCTCGCAGGTGGTACACAATCCCGACCGCGACCGATTCGAACTCTGGGTCGCCGGCGACCTGGTCGGCGTGCTCGGTTATTCGACCGAGTCGGCGGACGGTCAGACCACCATCACCGTGCTGCACACCGTGCTCTACGACGAATACAGCGGACACGGACTCGCCACGCGACTCACCCGTAGCGCCGTGCACTACACCCGCGAACAGGGTGCCCGCCTCCGGCCGGTGTGCACGTTCACCAAGCGCTACCTCGACAGCCATCCCGGGATCGTGCCGCTCGCGCCGGTGTGATCCGAAGGTAAGCCTCGGCGGCTCCAGAACATTCCTCGCCGGACCCTTCGAGGCTCGTCGCTATCGCTCCTCGCACCTCAGTATCTGCGGCCTGGCGGCCGTCGTGGGGGTCGAAGAGTTCGTGCTGGTCACCGGCGCGTGGGGGGTTGATAGTGGAGGGGTGGGATGCGGTGACCTTGAATTCCTCCCTTGTGCCGAAGAGCCAGTACCTCAGTGTGAGGCGCGGGGCCTGCCACGGGAATCGTGGATTGTTGCTACGAGCACGCGGATTAGACTCCTGCATTTGTTTGCCCCGTCCGCAGCCCACTTCCGAGGACTCGAAAGGAAACCGAGATGGAAGTGCTGCATCCCCGATGCGCCGGGATGGATGTCTCCAAAAAGGATGTGAAAGTCTGTGTCCGCCTGGCTAGTCCGGGCCGAAAGACCGTGCAAGATACCACGACCTGGTCGTCGATGAGCGGCGACATTCTGCGGCTGCGGGACTATCTGATCGCCGAGCAGGTGACGTGTGTGGTCATGGAAGCCACCGGCGACTACTGGAAACCGTTCTACTACCTCCTCGAAGACGCCCCGTTCGAGGTGATGCTGGTCAACGCCCACGACGCCAAGAACCTCCCGGGCCGCAAAACCGATGTGTCGGATGCGGCGTGGCTGGCGCAGCTGGCCGCCCACGGGCTGTTGCGGGCCTCGTTCGTGCCGCCCGAACCGATCCGACGGTTACGCGATCTGACCCGCACCCGCACCGCGATCACCCGCGAACGCGGCCGCGAGATTCAACGGTTGGAGAAAGTCCTCGAAGACGCCGGCATCAAACTGTCGGTGGTGGTCTCCGATATCAACGGGGTCTCGTCACGATTCATGTTGCAGGCGCTGGTCAAGGGTGAACGCGATCCCGCCGTGTTGGCGGAGTTGTCGGTGAAACAACTCCGCCGCAAAATCCCCGCGTTGACCCAGGCGTTGCAGGGCCGCTTCACCGACCACCACGCGTTCCTGGTCGAGTTGCATCTGGATTTCATCACCGAACACACCACCCGGATCGACGCGTTGACCGAGCGCATCGAGAAGGTGATGGCGCCGTTTCAAGCCAAACGCGACCTGATCTGCACGATCCCGGGTATCTCCACCACCACCGCCGATGTGATCATCGCCGAGACCGGCGGCCAGATGGCCCAGTTCCCCACACCAGGCCATTTGGCCTCGTGGGCGGGAGTCTGCCCCGGCCAGCACCAATCCGCCGGACGGGTCAAAAACGTCAAAACCCGCCCCGGTAACCGTCACCTCAAAGGTGCTCTCGGGGCTACAGCGTTATCGATCGCCAGCCACAAAGGCACGTTCCTCAACGCCAAGTACCGGCGCCTGGTCCGCTCTCGCGGCAAACCCAAAGCGATCGTCGCCCTCGAGCACACCCTGCTCACCGTGGTCTGGATCATGCTCACCGACAACGTCGTCTACGACGAACCCGGCCCCGACTACCACCAGCAACGCCACCCCGAACGCACCAAGAACCGCGCCATTTACGACCTACACAAACTCGGATACGACGTCACCATCACACCCCACGGAGCGGCCTGAGCAGCCACCTCACCTAACTCTTCGGATTAGGGAGCAGGGGTTATGCGCTTCTTTCGGATTAGGAAGCGGTGGTCGCGCTCGCGCCGGTGTGAGGAACGGGCTCCGACTCGGCTCAGCCCGCCGACGGCTCCGACAGCAATGTCTCGCGGAGCACCTTCTTGTCGATCTTGCCGACCGCGGTGACCGGCAGGGTGGTCACGACGCGGATCACGTCGGGCAGTTTGAAGGACGCGAGACCGCGGTCGGCGAGGAAGGTGCGGATCGCGGCGAGCTCGAGTGGTCGGGCCGGGGGGTGTTCGTGCGAGAGCACGACTGCCGCACAGATCTTCTCACCGAGCGCGTCGTCGGGCAGCCCGACCACCGCGACCTGCCGGACCGAATCGTGGGCGAGGAGGTTCTCCTCGACGTCGTCGGCGGCGACGTTCTCCCCGGCGCGCACGATGGTGTCCTTGATGCGGCCGGTCACGGCCAGGTGCCCCGACGGCAGCCTGGTGACCTTGTCCCCGGACCGGTAGAACCCGTCCGGCGTGAAGGATTTCTCGTTGTGCGCCGTGGCGCGGTAGTAGCCGCGGATCGTGTACGGCCCGCGCACCAGCAGTTCGCCTTCTTCCCCGTCGGGGACATCGGCTCCGTGCTCATCGACGACCCGGACCTCGTCGAGCTCGGACATCGGTGCCCCCTGCACTTGGTGCACCAAGTCACGCGGGTCGTCGGCCCGGGTGTAGCAGATGAGCCCCTCGGCCATGCCGAAGACCTGCTGGACGACGGGGCCGAGGGCCGCGTCGAGGGCGACGGCGTCGGACTGGGCCAGCTTGGCGCCGCCCACCTGCAGCAGGCGCAGGGAGCTGATGTCCGCCGGCTCCCACTCGGTCGCCGCGCACCAGAGTTGCGCGAGCGCGGGGACGAGCGCGGTCACCGTGACGCGGTGCCGCTCGATGAGGTCGAAAGTGTTGTCCGGACTGGGGTTGTCGGCGAAGACGACGTGGCCGCCCGCGCCGAAGACGCCCAGGATTCCCGGGCAGCACAGCGGAAAGTTGTGCGCGGCCGGCAACGCGACGAGGTAGGTGTCGTCGGCGGTGAGGCCGGCGACGTCCGCGGACAGCCGGGCGTTGAGGTCGTAGTCGTCGTGCGTGCGTGCGATGAGTTTCGGCAGTCCGGTGGTGCCCCCCGACACGAGGAACAGGGCGGGTAGCCCGGCGTCGGGGGCAGCCGGGAGCTCGACCGAGGCGGGGTCGGCGTCGGGGAGCGGTGTGAATCGACCCGGTTCGCCGGAGATGAAGACCCGGGCGACGTCGGGCACCCGTGACTGCAACTCGGTCGCGAGTTCGCGGTAGTCGAAACCCCGGCGGCCGTCCTCACCGATGTAGGCGACCGCGCCGGCACCGGCTGCGAGATGGGCGATCTCGGTGATCCGGTGCGCGGGCAGGGTCATCACCGGCACGACGCCCGCGCGCAGAAGGCCGTACAGGGTGACCGCGAAGTCGAGGGAGTTGTTCAGCTGCAACACGACCCGCTGCGTCGGCTGCAGTCCGGCCGCGACGAAACCGGCGGCACGACGGAGGGTGGCGTCGCGGAACTCGGCATAGGTGAGCGTGCGCGGTCCGTCGGTGGAGGCATCGGTCAGCGCGGGGGAGTCGGGAGTTCGCTCGGCGGCCAGATCGAGGCTGGCGAACAACGGGCGGTCGAGGAAGACGCCGGCGTCGCGGTACTTCTGTGCCTGTGCGTCGGTGTGGGGAGCGAAACCGTCGAGCAGATCGGTCGCGGGGTCGAGATGCGTCGGCATGAGTTCATTCAAACACAGGCAGGATAGGGTAACCTTACCGGTCGATGCAGGGCGGGAGGCCGGCTGTCGACCCGCGGGGGATTGTTTGATTAGGCTGCCCTAAGATTCCCTATGATCATCGGTGCTCGAGTGCATCACGACCGGAGGAACGAAGGACATGTCGCTGACAACCGAATCG
The genomic region above belongs to Gordonia hongkongensis and contains:
- the egtD gene encoding L-histidine N(alpha)-methyltransferase, whose translation is MSLDSDTPVTATTGETAIGGLAADALSGLWQQPPVLPTKWLYDERGSKLFDEITRLPEYYPTRRETAILRARSAEIASTTRADVIVELGSGTSTKTRLLLDAFVDAAADGERPTYVPVDVSTEMLTTTAEVLAVDYPGIDVVPVVADFTEPDLDLPPADGPRLAVFLGGTIGNFDPAARAEFYRSMVGSLSPGDYFLLGTDLVKDTGRLVAAYDDSAGVTADFNRNMIEVLRAGLDARGLYADDFEHIARWNPGEHRVEMWLRARRDVDAYFGVLGRSWRVPAGTEIHTEISTKFQPGALAEELESAGLSVVSAWTDPAGDFQLTLTRR
- a CDS encoding LLM class flavin-dependent oxidoreductase gives rise to the protein MESHPVGIEKVELGLDTFGDITAEPDGTLRSGSQTLRDLLEQAILADTVGVDFLGVGEHHRDDYAVSAPEVVLGAIAARTTRMRLGSAVTVLSSDDPIRVFQRFSTVDALSSGRAEVILGRGSFTESFPLFGFDLSDYEELFSDKLALFAELRTGRPVSWSGSTRSPLQSQTVYPELENPPLPTWIAVGGSPESVVRAASYGLPLMLAIIGGDPLRFKPYVDLYHRALREMDKPLMPVGVHSPGHVADTDAQARDDLWPHYREYVGRIGRERGWPPPTRIEFERSTGPGGSLYVGSPDTVARKIASTVQALGLSRFDLKYSHGTLGHAELMRSVELYGTQVIPRVRELLSVGSG
- a CDS encoding SHOCT domain-containing protein gives rise to the protein MWDSFWDFIWYTIVIFAFVAYLIVLWHIISDLFRDKAASGWQKAAWIVFLIFLPYLTAIVYLLAKGKGMAERQREAYNEAKQASDEYIRSVAGTSPTQQIADAKNLLDSGAITPQEFEHLKSKALSGTA
- the thiD gene encoding bifunctional hydroxymethylpyrimidine kinase/phosphomethylpyrimidine kinase translates to MRTDDARRRTVDANQRTVDEQAYTGLPLSPPGTAPVRVLTIAGSDSGGGAGIQADMRTFALLGVHGCVAVTAVTVQNSVGVSGFEEISPQTVAAQIDSVSGDIGVAAAKTGMLASAPIIEAIVEQCRTSGIGRDTSVPLVVDPVCASMHGNQLLADSALDTLRHSLFPLATVVTPNLDEVRLITGIEVTDTASQRDAARALLDLGPRWALVKGGHLRSSDHSPDLLYDGDQFIELSHERIDTPHDHGAGDTLAAAIACALAHGHDVPAAVGFGKDWVTRCLAAAYPLGAGHGPVNPLWRVGAGSAD
- the thiC gene encoding phosphomethylpyrimidine synthase ThiC: MGTRVSTTRNSSAPADSGFLTLGPIEGSAKHYLAVDDLRVPQRRIQLTNGEHLDVYDTSGPYTDTAAHIDVEKGLTPTRDSWHRPDPIDGASTQLAWARAGIITDEMRFIAAREGVDAERVRSEVAIGRAVIPANHRHPESEPMIIGKNFAVKVNANIGNSAVRSSISDEVEKMVWATRWGADTIMDLSTGADIHTTREWIMRNSPVPVGTVPIYQALEKVNGDPASLTWELYRDTVIEQAEQGVDYMTVHAGVLLRYVPLTAKRVTGIVSRGGSIMAAWCLAHHRESFLYTHFDELCEIFRRYDITFSLGDGLRPGSIADANDEAQFAELRTLGELTTIAKSHGVQVMIEGPGHVPMHKIAENVRLEEELCEEAPFYTLGPLATDIAPAYDHITSAIGAAMIAQAGTAMLCYVTPKEHLGLPDRDDVKVGVITYKIAAHSADLAKGHPRAQERDDALSKARFEFRWTDQFNLALDPDTARAYHDETLPAEPAKTAHFCSMCGPKFCSMRISADVRAYAEEHGLVTADDIDRTIAEGMAAKSAEFAEAGNRVYLPLQTTGGA
- a CDS encoding GNAT family N-acetyltransferase, with the translated sequence MLRKHRQRPPQSAKSILQQISQVVHNPDRDRFELWVAGDLVGVLGYSTESADGQTTITVLHTVLYDEYSGHGLATRLTRSAVHYTREQGARLRPVCTFTKRYLDSHPGIVPLAPV
- a CDS encoding IS110 family transposase, translated to MEVLHPRCAGMDVSKKDVKVCVRLASPGRKTVQDTTTWSSMSGDILRLRDYLIAEQVTCVVMEATGDYWKPFYYLLEDAPFEVMLVNAHDAKNLPGRKTDVSDAAWLAQLAAHGLLRASFVPPEPIRRLRDLTRTRTAITRERGREIQRLEKVLEDAGIKLSVVVSDINGVSSRFMLQALVKGERDPAVLAELSVKQLRRKIPALTQALQGRFTDHHAFLVELHLDFITEHTTRIDALTERIEKVMAPFQAKRDLICTIPGISTTTADVIIAETGGQMAQFPTPGHLASWAGVCPGQHQSAGRVKNVKTRPGNRHLKGALGATALSIASHKGTFLNAKYRRLVRSRGKPKAIVALEHTLLTVVWIMLTDNVVYDEPGPDYHQQRHPERTKNRAIYDLHKLGYDVTITPHGAA
- a CDS encoding (2,3-dihydroxybenzoyl)adenylate synthase codes for the protein MPTHLDPATDLLDGFAPHTDAQAQKYRDAGVFLDRPLFASLDLAAERTPDSPALTDASTDGPRTLTYAEFRDATLRRAAGFVAAGLQPTQRVVLQLNNSLDFAVTLYGLLRAGVVPVMTLPAHRITEIAHLAAGAGAVAYIGEDGRRGFDYRELATELQSRVPDVARVFISGEPGRFTPLPDADPASVELPAAPDAGLPALFLVSGGTTGLPKLIARTHDDYDLNARLSADVAGLTADDTYLVALPAAHNFPLCCPGILGVFGAGGHVVFADNPSPDNTFDLIERHRVTVTALVPALAQLWCAATEWEPADISSLRLLQVGGAKLAQSDAVALDAALGPVVQQVFGMAEGLICYTRADDPRDLVHQVQGAPMSELDEVRVVDEHGADVPDGEEGELLVRGPYTIRGYYRATAHNEKSFTPDGFYRSGDKVTRLPSGHLAVTGRIKDTIVRAGENVAADDVEENLLAHDSVRQVAVVGLPDDALGEKICAAVVLSHEHPPARPLELAAIRTFLADRGLASFKLPDVIRVVTTLPVTAVGKIDKKVLRETLLSEPSAG